The following is a genomic window from Phaseolus vulgaris cultivar G19833 chromosome 6, P. vulgaris v2.0, whole genome shotgun sequence.
tttattattttatgaacaCAGACATCGTTGGTGGCGTATCCAACATAAATAGTTCTTATTTCTCACATCAGTAACATCTATATTCTACTATACAAATCTAAATAACCATTTTCAGTGTGAAGATTTAAACACATGCAATGGTAATCTAGACTTAAAGAAATTGATCATAATAACATACTCTTTACTACACTTCTTATCCATCTCATTTCTCAACAGCTGGGGAAAAAACAACCAATTCGCACTCACAATCAAGAAGCCCATCACAAGTAGTCCTGACATGAGACGGTGCAATCGCCACCGCCGACGGAGAACCATTTTCTTTGTTGCCACCTCTGCCACCGTGCACACGCCGTGAAGCACAAAAAAACATGTTACTTCCCATGTTGGAGGCACACGTATAACGTAATAATAAATTAACTCATGCATAAGTCCCGACACAAAGAATGTGGCAAACATGGCTACTAACATGGCATACGAAGGATCCATGAAAGAAGTAGATATACGTCGTACAGGGTCGTATATTGAGGGACGTAGAATACGAGAAACGATAAGGTTCCATCTATGACCCCAAAACTCTTGAAGCGAGGTGGAAAGGTAGGGTTCGTCGAACTGTGATTCTATCTCAACGTTAAAAATGATTCGAACTGGTGTTGCAACAATGAAGAACGCAATCTCTAAGCCAAGGTACAAGTGGCAACAGTAGAGTAGCAGCATAAAATAAGGGTGCAAGTGTTGATTGTTGTGATAAATAGCTGCTATGATTGCAAAAATAAGTGCTTTTAGAGGCAAAAGCCATTTGGGTTTGTTGGTGGTGGTGTTTTGTTTGGTTGGTGGGTGTTGTTTGGGAGTGATGGGGAGGGAAGCTATGGAGATGAAGTGAAGAATGTTTGGGGGAGATAGGGCAAGAGGGCCTTGGTTAAAGGAGAAAAGGATGAGTTTGAAAGTGGCAAGCCAAACAAGGAAGAAAGAAGTGTAGCCAACTAGGTTAGGTGAAGAGATTTTGAAGGGAAAAGTGATTAAGATGTAAAGAATTGGAATGAGGGAGAGAAGTCTGAAGAAGCCTTTGGGTATTCTTGCAGCTATGTAATAGCAATAACAGAGACCTAAGATTGCTGAAATCCATACTCTGATGAACTTTTCAATTTCACCCTCCATCTTCAATCAATATTATCAGTTTCTGAAGTTTTATGGAAATGatgaataatattatatagATGGGAGGAACATTCTtccatacatttttttaatcaacatgTCCATGTTCAAGACTTTGGACTTTTTTTTCTGAATAATACAGAAATTGAAAAAAACTCTCCAGCTCAACCACATTATATTTTCCAACATAGAATAGTTTACTATTTAGAAGTGAGAATTTGGTAATTGGGAAGTCTAGTTTTCACATATTTTTTCATTTCTGACATGAAAATTTTCTTGGAATTTGGATCCCGGAGGGCCTAATTTTGCATGcagttttgaatttttattttttctattttaaaattataaatgaccATCCATACCTATAATTTTAGTTAACATTTTCAACTACGTTTTTCAAAAATCAGATCAAAAAATTTCATTTACCAATAACAATAAACATCCACAAAAGTTTAATATTGTTAAAAGTTTAACCAAATTATATTCAACCttacataatttaataattttttccttccacaaattatttaaaatttattttctttctttttaattaaattttcacaacatcttttttacctattttaaaattttatttcattattctttttttcttcctaACTCACTctttagaattaaaaatatatatataaaaatctcCCCTCCGATAAAGTTTCAGATgcaaaaattagaaaatattttaaattaaattattcaaaatatttttatgtacaatatttttaaaatttattttattattcctTCTCACCCACTCTACTACGAAGAAACAAAACATAGGCGaggatttatttttcaattttcgTAGTATTCACAGATAAAAGTTTTGTCTGGAATGACAATTACATGCAAATAATTTATGATGTGGAATAgagtaaaatataaaacacgatccacaaaaatatatattatattcgAAAGTAAACGAGTGGTTCAATCAATTTGTCATTGCCGCAACAGACAAAAATTTATTGACTCTTCGGTAACTAGTATCTTGACCGTGCAAAGCACgggaatatttttaaaatatgatatttacatatattacattaaatttgtttttttcacatataatatattaaattataatattagttttacaataatttataagttaaaattaaattaattaagaataatataaattaaaaataaatacaattggtatattaaaaacacaatataaaaaattttaCATGAACTAtgaagttatttattttttataacaataattaatcACAGGATCATATATGTAAAGTTATAtacttaatttataatattaaaaaagtaaagaaaaataatgttgaTATAGTACATTCAATTTGACATTGAGTATGAGCTCTATCataattataaatcaaaattagaTTAATTATTACTAAACAATCTAAGAATAGATCAAATTCATCTAGGATGATGGTAGAGTCTCTCTTTTGAATATCATATTTTCATGAAGACTTGTaatgttagaaaaaaaattaaataagatttattaaataaaaaaataataaaatacattaacTAAATATACCTTATTTGAATACTCTTCATAACAAAATGAGCTCTctgaatgaaattttattttgatgtgATTATGTTTAATTCATTTGGTAACTGCAGAAATAAACGATATGTAAGGTATCTGTCATATACAATATGCATGAGGTAGTAATAaagaatgaaaatttaaaaatcatatcTTGGTGTAGCTGCCTTAGCCTTATTATGCATGTATGCATGATTTTGGAAAACATTGTATGCTTACTTCCTATTATTAAATAAACACTTTTGTCATAATACTTGTCACACAATGCAACATATGATGAATTATAGCACTTACTATTAGAGAAATAATGCAATAGATTGATTACTTTTTCACAACATAACACTCAATTCATACAACAATTTTGTgtaaatcataaaataatatcCAGAACAACACTTGTGAAATAAGATGTACTGTTAAATTTAAAGCTTTGTAACATGAGGCCGATC
Proteins encoded in this region:
- the LOC137833065 gene encoding probable long-chain-alcohol O-fatty-acyltransferase 3, producing the protein MEGEIEKFIRVWISAILGLCYCYYIAARIPKGFFRLLSLIPILYILITFPFKISSPNLVGYTSFFLVWLATFKLILFSFNQGPLALSPPNILHFISIASLPITPKQHPPTKQNTTTNKPKWLLPLKALIFAIIAAIYHNNQHLHPYFMLLLYCCHLYLGLEIAFFIVATPVRIIFNVEIESQFDEPYLSTSLQEFWGHRWNLIVSRILRPSIYDPVRRISTSFMDPSYAMLVAMFATFFVSGLMHELIYYYVIRVPPTWEVTCFFVLHGVCTVAEVATKKMVLRRRWRLHRLMSGLLVMGFLIVSANWLFFPQLLRNEMDKKCSKEYVIMINFFKSRLPLHVFKSSH